Proteins co-encoded in one Fusobacterium sp. DD2 genomic window:
- a CDS encoding VRR-NUC domain-containing protein produces MRISEKQIEDYLKKKVKDSGGLCIKWTSPGTAGVPDRIVILNKKVRFVELKAPDKRNNLSKLQKAVINKIRKCGVDVYILATYEEIDNFIETLAGDVIGI; encoded by the coding sequence ATGAGAATTTCAGAAAAGCAGATAGAAGATTACTTGAAAAAAAAGGTAAAGGACTCGGGAGGCCTGTGCATAAAATGGACCAGTCCGGGAACAGCTGGAGTACCTGATAGGATAGTAATTTTAAATAAAAAAGTCAGATTTGTGGAGTTGAAAGCACCAGATAAGAGGAATAATCTTTCAAAACTTCAGAAAGCTGTTATTAATAAAATAAGAAAATGCGGAGTGGATGTGTATATTTTGGCAACTTATGAAGAGATAGACAACTTTATTGAAACCTTGGCAGGTGATGTAATTGGAATTTAA
- a CDS encoding virulence-associated E family protein: protein MVNNRLLKLALATNRFSKSWKTIEMSWASFVDRISKPIVTEETITTYMRLSKKDQDNLKDVGGFVGGNLSGPNRIKEAVHSRSLITLDMDNMCLGDDTAVLKTLNALGCGYAVYSTRKHSKIKPRLRVILPLAYDVTPDEYEPIARKIAEIIGIKYCDPTTFQADRLMYWPSHSKDSDYVFTYEDKPMVDGKGILKMYADWKDITSWSVIPGCEKLYENMLKKQENPTEKSGLIGAFCRRYDIRETIAEFLPDAYTETDIPDRLTYSGGSTSAGAVIYGDGLFLYSHHATDPCSQKLVNSFDLLRLHKFGHLDEEADPNTPVNRLPSWKATMDFIRKNTNVADDLLVENIKTAQEEFAESMEFINGGIDTAEVVQEGEVVHDTEWMKQLDAGADGTVAPTLPNLLIILANSPELKGKIFTDTFSNRMMVEGALPWDNNTEERLWTDTDDAGIRWYLEKIFDITGKSKIEDAVNLTAKNNARNSVEEYLKSLAWDGVERLPTMFVDYLGCADNAYTREVAEKTMIAAVKRAVSNKSIKWDTMPVVIGPQGKGKSTFLRKLGGNWYNDSLVTFEGKEACEIIQGSWIVEVGELTGLRKSEKNAAKQFLSRQEDIFREAYGRRTNIYPRRCVFIGTSNDAEFLNDESGGRRFWPIDAFTGKTKKSIFDDLDDEVEQLWAEAYNKALDNDISLLLGEEASELARIEQEEHKEGNMKKGLILDYLDKKLPENWYKLDLYTRRLILDEYDERVQDTWVERDRVCVAEIWEEALKNDKRFIKPMDSREITAIMSNLKDWERIKSTARFGSYGIQKGFKKCKPDV, encoded by the coding sequence ATGGTAAATAATAGACTGCTGAAACTAGCACTAGCTACTAACAGATTCAGCAAGAGCTGGAAAACTATTGAAATGAGCTGGGCAAGTTTTGTGGATAGAATAAGCAAACCTATAGTTACAGAAGAAACAATTACAACTTATATGCGTCTTTCTAAAAAAGACCAGGACAATCTGAAAGATGTGGGCGGATTTGTCGGGGGTAACTTATCAGGCCCTAACAGAATTAAAGAAGCCGTACACTCAAGAAGCTTAATAACTTTAGATATGGATAATATGTGTCTGGGAGATGATACTGCAGTCCTGAAAACTTTAAATGCACTAGGTTGTGGATATGCAGTCTATAGTACTAGAAAGCACAGCAAAATTAAGCCAAGATTGAGAGTAATACTTCCATTGGCTTATGATGTTACTCCAGATGAGTATGAGCCAATAGCAAGAAAAATTGCTGAAATAATAGGAATAAAGTATTGTGACCCAACTACTTTCCAAGCGGATCGGTTAATGTATTGGCCGAGCCATTCCAAAGACTCTGATTATGTTTTTACTTACGAAGATAAGCCTATGGTAGATGGTAAGGGTATTTTAAAAATGTACGCAGATTGGAAAGATATAACTTCTTGGTCAGTAATTCCTGGATGTGAAAAGCTTTACGAGAATATGCTGAAAAAACAAGAGAATCCAACTGAAAAATCCGGATTGATTGGAGCATTTTGCCGAAGATACGACATAAGAGAGACTATAGCTGAATTCCTACCTGATGCGTATACAGAAACTGATATACCTGACAGACTAACTTATTCAGGTGGATCCACATCAGCTGGAGCTGTAATCTATGGTGACGGTTTATTTTTATACTCTCATCACGCAACGGATCCATGCTCACAGAAGTTAGTTAACTCTTTTGATTTATTAAGGCTGCACAAATTTGGACATCTTGATGAGGAAGCAGATCCGAATACTCCAGTTAATCGTTTGCCAAGCTGGAAGGCTACCATGGACTTCATAAGAAAGAATACAAATGTGGCAGATGACTTATTAGTTGAGAATATAAAAACAGCGCAAGAGGAATTTGCTGAGAGTATGGAGTTTATAAACGGCGGGATTGATACAGCTGAAGTGGTACAAGAAGGAGAGGTTGTACACGATACTGAATGGATGAAACAGTTAGATGCTGGAGCTGATGGAACAGTTGCTCCTACACTTCCTAATTTATTAATCATATTGGCAAACTCTCCTGAATTAAAGGGTAAAATATTCACCGATACCTTCTCCAATAGAATGATGGTTGAAGGTGCATTACCTTGGGATAATAACACCGAAGAGAGATTATGGACAGATACTGATGATGCTGGTATACGTTGGTATCTTGAAAAGATTTTTGATATAACAGGAAAAAGCAAAATCGAGGACGCAGTAAATCTTACAGCTAAGAACAACGCAAGAAACTCTGTGGAGGAGTATCTGAAATCACTTGCGTGGGACGGAGTTGAAAGACTTCCAACTATGTTTGTGGATTATTTAGGATGTGCAGATAATGCTTATACCCGTGAAGTTGCTGAGAAAACAATGATTGCAGCTGTAAAAAGAGCTGTATCAAATAAGAGTATCAAGTGGGATACCATGCCCGTAGTAATAGGACCTCAGGGTAAAGGTAAATCAACATTCTTACGGAAACTTGGTGGAAACTGGTACAATGATTCGTTGGTAACCTTTGAGGGTAAAGAAGCATGTGAGATTATCCAAGGGAGTTGGATCGTAGAGGTTGGAGAACTAACAGGATTGAGGAAGTCAGAGAAGAACGCGGCTAAACAGTTTTTAAGTAGGCAGGAAGATATATTCCGTGAAGCTTACGGAAGACGTACTAATATATATCCAAGAAGATGTGTATTCATCGGGACTTCGAACGATGCTGAATTTTTAAATGATGAATCTGGAGGAAGACGTTTTTGGCCGATTGATGCATTTACTGGTAAAACTAAAAAATCTATATTTGATGACCTGGATGACGAAGTAGAACAGTTGTGGGCTGAGGCATATAATAAGGCATTGGATAATGATATAAGTCTATTATTAGGAGAAGAGGCAAGTGAATTAGCTAGAATAGAACAGGAAGAACATAAAGAAGGTAATATGAAAAAAGGTTTAATCCTGGATTATCTGGATAAGAAACTTCCAGAGAATTGGTACAAGCTGGACCTGTATACAAGGAGGCTAATACTTGATGAATATGACGAGCGTGTTCAGGATACCTGGGTGGAACGTGATAGGGTATGCGTAGCTGAGATATGGGAAGAAGCTTTAAAAAATGATAAGAGATTCATAAAACCTATGGACAGTCGTGAGATTACTGCCATCATGTCTAACCTAAAGGACTGGGAGCGCATAAAAAGCACAGCTAGATTTGGAAGTTATGGCATACAAAAAGGATTTAAAAAGTGCAAACCGGACGTGTAA